DNA sequence from the Calditrichota bacterium genome:
GGCAGCGTCGTCTCCCTGGCCTGTTCGTCGATCAGCTTGCTCAGGTTTTCCACTTTGTACGGCAAATCCCGACGCTCGATGGGATCAAGACCCACCAGCAATTTCAAGTCCCCGAGCCGCTTCTCTTCGACCTTGTGCACCAGCTTGCTGGCGACAAAGAGCACCTTTGCCCCGGAGTTGCGGATAATGTGATGCACCTCTGACTTGTGAAAGTCAGGAAGAATGGGAACAACCACCGCGCCCATGCTGACGACCGCCAAGTAGGCGATGCCCCATTGCGGGCTATTTTCCCCGAGGATCGCCACTCTATCCCCCTGCTTGACACCCCTCTTCTTCAGCGCGTGGGCCGTAGCCACCACCGCCCGCTTGAGGTCATTGTAGGTGAGCGGCGGTTCATCGACGAAAGAGACGGCAATGTGGGGGCCGTATTTCGCAAAACTCGTTTCGGCCAGGCACCGGAGCGTCAACTCGTCCAAGGTGTACATAACGATGTCTCCTCAGTTTGACGGCAACATGCTGACCAGCCGATGCTGGTCAAGCCTATGACCCGGACTTCCCGCGGTGGGAAGTGCCGCCCCGCAGTTTGCTAATTTGCTGACGGATGAATTCCTTCGGTAGCACACCCGTCCTCATTCCGTTGACGACGTAGACACGGCAGGCAAAGTTCGTTTCCCGCGGTTTCTCTTCCGTGTAGATGTCAACGCCGTCGACTAACACGGTTGGCGACCCGGCGAACTGCATCCGCCGTGCCTCTTCGGCGTCCCTTACTTCCGTGACCTGCACCTCATCTGG
Encoded proteins:
- a CDS encoding AMP-binding protein codes for the protein MYTLDELTLRCLAETSFAKYGPHIAVSFVDEPPLTYNDLKRAVVATAHALKKRGVKQGDRVAILGENSPQWGIAYLAVVSMGAVVVPILPDFHKSEVHHIIRNSGAKVLFVASKLVHKVEEKRLGDLKLLVGLDPIERRDLPYKVENLSKLIDEQARETTLP
- a CDS encoding alkylmercury lyase, which encodes MVEFQYFAGCPHAAETWRHLEELTAEGFLLPDEVQVTEVRDAEEARRMQFAGSPTVLVDGVDIYTEEKPRETNFACRVYVVNGMRTGVLPKEFIRQQISKLRGGTSHRGKSGS